From Bacillus sp. FSL K6-3431, the proteins below share one genomic window:
- a CDS encoding 5-deoxy-glucuronate isomerase, whose protein sequence is MFEKLGELEQGYTSLTEINGKHRDMLQDIGIYTLSAGESVTLFDSEKESAILPLEGSVKIEWDGESVDVIRGDVFTEDPHCLHVPAGIDVIITAQGKSEVLIQKTINDKSFAAKLYKPTDCQSINAGDGVWDGTAFRTIRTIFDYDNAPYSNMVIGEVISHPGRWSSYPPHYHDQPEVYYYRFDQSQGFGCAMVGEDAHRVVHNSFITIPGGLDHPQATAPGYSMYFCWMIRHLDNNPWQERIMVEEHKWLL, encoded by the coding sequence ATGTTTGAAAAATTAGGTGAATTAGAACAGGGTTACACATCATTAACAGAAATAAACGGAAAGCATAGAGATATGCTACAGGATATTGGCATCTATACCTTATCAGCAGGTGAATCGGTGACACTGTTTGATAGTGAAAAAGAATCAGCTATCTTGCCACTTGAAGGTTCTGTTAAGATCGAGTGGGATGGAGAGTCAGTGGATGTAATAAGAGGCGATGTGTTTACGGAGGATCCGCACTGTCTCCATGTTCCGGCGGGAATCGACGTGATCATTACAGCACAAGGCAAAAGTGAAGTGCTTATACAAAAGACAATCAATGATAAAAGTTTTGCTGCGAAATTATATAAACCGACGGACTGCCAAAGCATCAATGCGGGCGATGGAGTATGGGACGGCACAGCATTTCGTACGATTCGAACGATATTTGATTATGACAATGCCCCTTATTCAAATATGGTCATAGGTGAGGTTATTTCACATCCGGGTCGATGGTCAAGTTATCCACCACATTATCACGATCAACCAGAAGTATATTATTACAGGTTTGATCAATCACAAGGGTTTGGGTGTGCAATGGTCGGAGAAGATGCCCATCGTGTTGTCCATAACAGCTTTATAACGATTCCAGGTGGACTTGATCATCCACAAGCTACAGCCCCAGGCTATTCAATGTATTTTTGTTGGATGATTCGTCACTTAGACAATAACCCTTGGCAAGAACGTATTATGGTAGAAGAACATAAGTGGTTACTATAA
- a CDS encoding class II fructose-bisphosphate aldolase, producing MPLVKMKELLVDAELGDYAVGAFSMANMEMIKAAINVAEELRSPLILQIAEVRLKHSPLHLIGPMMVAAAKKAAIPVAVHFDHGLTEAKIREALELGFSSIMYDGSHYPIEKNIEETNRIAALAAEYDVTLEAEIGQVGGSEDGSADIDILITSVEDAKRFTNETNIDALAIAIGNAHGMYKEKPNIRVDRLKEIHSEVAMPLVLHGGSGLTEVDFRTCIHHGIRKINVATSTFNHVVHAVNKDAPFSDYYSYHERIVEAASESIRNHMRIFKSDGRLRRSFDV from the coding sequence ATGCCATTGGTAAAAATGAAAGAACTTTTAGTCGATGCAGAATTAGGGGATTATGCCGTCGGCGCATTTAGTATGGCCAATATGGAAATGATCAAGGCGGCAATTAATGTGGCGGAAGAGCTTCGGTCTCCCCTTATTTTGCAAATTGCGGAAGTACGTCTTAAGCATTCACCACTGCATTTAATTGGGCCTATGATGGTTGCGGCAGCGAAAAAGGCAGCGATACCGGTAGCTGTTCATTTTGATCACGGCTTAACAGAGGCCAAGATTCGAGAAGCATTAGAACTCGGCTTTTCTTCGATTATGTATGATGGTTCACATTACCCGATCGAAAAAAATATAGAAGAAACCAATAGAATAGCCGCATTGGCCGCTGAATACGATGTAACCTTAGAGGCGGAAATTGGTCAGGTTGGTGGGAGTGAAGATGGTTCGGCCGATATAGATATTTTAATAACATCTGTAGAAGATGCGAAACGATTTACAAATGAAACGAATATTGATGCACTAGCAATAGCGATCGGCAATGCACATGGTATGTATAAAGAAAAACCAAATATACGCGTCGACCGTCTCAAAGAAATACATTCCGAAGTAGCAATGCCTCTCGTTTTACATGGTGGTTCTGGGTTAACTGAAGTTGATTTTCGTACATGCATCCACCATGGTATTCGAAAAATCAATGTAGCTACATCGACATTTAATCATGTCGTTCATGCCGTTAATAAGGACGCTCCATTTAGTGATTATTATTCTTATCATGAACGCATTGTTGAGGCTGCAAGCGAAAGTATCAGAAATCATATGCGAATATTTAAAAGTGATGGTCGGCTAAGGAGGAGTTTTGATGTTTGA
- the iolE gene encoding myo-inosose-2 dehydratase codes for MVDDKKVKLAIAPIGWTNDDLPELGGEITFEQCISEMALAGFQGCEVGNKYPRDIVKLKKALSLRGLTIASAWFSSFLTTKPFEETAAAFREHRDFLFEMCAKVIVVSEQGKSIQGEMSTPLFEKKPIFTDDEWKLLVEGLHRLGDLAAEKGMKIVYHHHMGTGIQTTEEIARLMEETDREKVSLLYDTGHLVFSGEDHLNILEKYQDRIHHVHLKDVRGNIAQLAREQKWSFLHAVKNGVFTVPGDGVIDFTPVFDALSKCGFEGWFVVEAEQDPAKANPLEYALNARQYIRETSGM; via the coding sequence ATGGTCGATGATAAGAAAGTTAAGCTAGCGATTGCACCAATTGGCTGGACGAACGATGATCTTCCCGAACTGGGTGGTGAAATCACTTTTGAACAATGTATAAGTGAAATGGCTTTAGCAGGATTTCAAGGATGTGAAGTAGGGAATAAATATCCACGCGATATCGTAAAGCTTAAAAAAGCACTTTCTCTACGTGGTTTAACTATTGCAAGCGCATGGTTTAGTTCATTTTTAACAACTAAGCCCTTTGAAGAAACAGCAGCAGCTTTTCGCGAGCATCGTGACTTTTTGTTTGAAATGTGTGCGAAAGTCATCGTTGTCTCCGAACAGGGAAAGAGTATTCAAGGAGAAATGTCTACACCACTTTTTGAAAAGAAGCCGATTTTCACAGATGATGAGTGGAAATTACTCGTGGAAGGTCTACATAGACTCGGAGATTTGGCAGCAGAAAAAGGAATGAAAATTGTATACCATCACCATATGGGTACAGGAATCCAGACGACGGAAGAAATAGCTAGATTGATGGAAGAAACGGATAGAGAAAAAGTATCGCTACTCTATGATACAGGTCACCTCGTATTTTCTGGAGAAGATCACCTTAACATCCTAGAAAAATATCAAGATCGCATTCATCATGTTCATTTAAAAGATGTCCGAGGCAATATAGCACAATTAGCACGCGAGCAAAAGTGGAGTTTTTTACATGCGGTTAAAAATGGCGTATTCACAGTTCCAGGAGATGGTGTGATCGATTTTACACCAGTATTTGACGCACTTTCTAAATGTGGATTTGAAGGTTGGTTCGTTGTTGAAGCGGAACAGGATCCGGCCAAGGCAAATCCCTTAGAATATGCATTAAATGCGCGTCAGTACATCCGGGAAACGAGTGGAATGTAA
- the iolD gene encoding 3D-(3,5/4)-trihydroxycyclohexane-1,2-dione acylhydrolase (decyclizing), whose protein sequence is MTNTIRLTTAQAIVHFLKSQYVEFDGRQELFVKGIFTIFGHGNVTGIGQALEEDSGELAVYQGRSEQGMAHAAIAFAKQKHRKQIIACTSSVGPGAANMVTAAGTATANNIPILLLPGDVFATRQPDPVLQQIEQTNDLSVSTNDAFRSVSKYWDRVNRPEQLMSAMLNAMRVLTNPADTGAVTICLPQDVQGEAWDFPQRFFEKRVHRIERREPSRESVQDAVNLIKGKKKPLLICGGGVRYSEAAESFIAFAEAFNIPFGETQAGKSAVESSHPLNLGGIGVTGNSAANTLAKEADLIIGVGTRFTDFTTGSKQLFEHADILTINISEFHAAKLDAVKVVADAKAGLEAIADALHGYKSNFENEIFDVKMDWQNELDRLNNIAYGPNFIPENPGHLDDYLPEYREVLGTELTQTGVIGKVNELLADDSVIVGSSGSLPGDLQRMWSSKKTNTYHMEYGYSCMGYEIAGAFGAKLAEPDKEVYAMVGDGSFLMLHTELVTSLQENQKINIILFDNSGFGCINNLQMENGGGSFGTEFRHRNPQTGKLDGSIMKINYAQVAAGYGAKTYSVQTMQELEDAIEDSKKQIVTTLIDIKVLPKTMTHGYDSWWHVGIAEISKKDSVHRAFEDKQVNLEKARAY, encoded by the coding sequence GTGACGAACACAATTCGATTAACCACGGCACAAGCGATTGTGCACTTTTTGAAGAGCCAATATGTTGAATTTGATGGTAGGCAAGAATTATTCGTAAAAGGGATTTTCACAATCTTTGGCCATGGAAATGTAACGGGGATTGGACAAGCGCTTGAAGAAGATTCGGGAGAATTGGCAGTTTATCAAGGGCGCAGTGAACAAGGAATGGCTCATGCAGCGATTGCATTTGCTAAACAAAAGCATCGCAAGCAGATTATTGCTTGTACATCTTCCGTAGGCCCCGGTGCTGCAAATATGGTAACAGCTGCCGGGACAGCAACTGCGAATAATATTCCGATTTTATTACTTCCAGGCGATGTATTCGCCACACGTCAACCTGATCCTGTTTTGCAACAAATTGAACAAACGAATGATCTATCGGTTTCAACAAATGATGCTTTTCGATCAGTAAGTAAATATTGGGATCGAGTCAATCGTCCGGAGCAACTGATGTCGGCAATGCTCAATGCTATGCGTGTATTAACAAATCCAGCTGATACTGGAGCCGTGACCATTTGTTTACCACAGGATGTTCAAGGGGAAGCATGGGACTTTCCACAAAGGTTCTTCGAAAAGCGCGTGCATCGTATTGAACGGCGTGAGCCTTCAAGGGAAAGTGTGCAAGATGCAGTAAATTTGATCAAAGGGAAGAAAAAGCCTTTGCTGATTTGTGGTGGCGGAGTCCGTTATTCAGAAGCTGCTGAATCTTTTATTGCATTTGCAGAAGCGTTTAATATTCCGTTTGGTGAAACACAAGCAGGTAAAAGTGCCGTGGAAAGTAGCCATCCATTGAATCTCGGCGGTATTGGTGTAACAGGAAATTCAGCGGCAAATACGCTAGCAAAAGAAGCAGATCTGATTATTGGTGTTGGTACTCGATTCACTGATTTTACAACTGGATCAAAACAATTATTTGAACATGCTGATATATTAACGATAAATATATCCGAATTTCATGCTGCAAAACTTGATGCCGTAAAAGTCGTTGCGGATGCAAAGGCAGGGCTTGAAGCTATTGCAGATGCGCTCCACGGTTATAAGTCTAATTTTGAAAATGAGATCTTCGATGTAAAAATGGATTGGCAGAATGAACTGGATCGTCTTAATAACATTGCATACGGACCCAATTTCATACCTGAAAATCCCGGGCATTTAGATGATTATTTACCGGAATATAGAGAAGTGTTGGGAACGGAGCTTACACAAACTGGTGTGATTGGAAAAGTGAATGAATTATTGGCTGATGATTCGGTCATCGTCGGGTCATCTGGTAGTTTACCTGGTGATTTGCAAAGGATGTGGTCATCTAAAAAAACGAACACATATCATATGGAATACGGATACTCTTGTATGGGCTATGAGATTGCTGGGGCATTTGGTGCGAAACTCGCAGAACCTGATAAAGAAGTGTATGCAATGGTCGGCGATGGTAGCTTCTTAATGCTTCATACCGAGCTTGTTACTAGTTTGCAAGAAAACCAGAAAATTAACATTATCTTATTTGATAACTCAGGATTTGGTTGTATTAATAATTTACAAATGGAAAATGGTGGTGGCAGTTTTGGTACTGAATTCCGTCATCGCAATCCACAGACTGGGAAATTAGACGGTTCTATTATGAAAATAAATTACGCACAGGTGGCAGCAGGCTACGGTGCAAAAACATATTCGGTTCAAACGATGCAAGAGTTAGAAGATGCAATAGAAGATTCGAAAAAACAGATTGTTACCACATTAATTGATATTAAAGTATTACCGAAAACAATGACACATGGCTATGATTCTTGGTGGCATGTTGGTATTGCGGAAATATCAAAGAAGGACAGTGTTCATCGAGCGTTTGAAGATAAACAAGTAAATCTAGAAAAAGCTCGCGCTTATTAA
- a CDS encoding CoA-acylating methylmalonate-semialdehyde dehydrogenase, whose protein sequence is MSQTTVERLKNYINGEWVESSAEKSETVVNPATGEVLAEVPYSTKEDLDLAIQTAKEAFKTWSQVSVPKRARILFAYQQLLVDNWDELAKLVTIENGKSLSEAKGEVLRGIECVEFAAGAPTLMMGKQLPDIATNLESGMYRYPLGVVGGITPFNFPMMVPAWMYPLAIACGNTFVLKPSERTPLLASRLAELFTEAGLPKGVLNIVNGAHDVVNGLLEHKDIKAISFVGSQPVAEYVYKTGTANLKRVQALAGAKNHSIVLSDADLDLTVKEIISAAFGSAGERCMAAAVVAVDASIADQLVEKLKEAADQIKIGNGLDDGVFLGPVIREGHKERTLGYIESGIKEGATLVRDGRDDQQTNEAGYFVGPTIFDHVTKEMKIWQDEIFAPVLSIVRVNDLAEGVEVANASALANGACLYTDSAAAVRQFRETIDAGMLGINLGVPAPMAFFPFSGYKDSFYGDLHANGTDGVEFYTRKKVVTARYI, encoded by the coding sequence ATGTCACAGACAACAGTTGAACGGTTAAAAAACTATATCAATGGAGAATGGGTCGAATCTTCAGCGGAAAAGTCAGAAACAGTAGTTAATCCAGCGACAGGTGAAGTATTGGCAGAAGTTCCTTATTCTACAAAGGAAGATCTTGATCTGGCTATTCAGACAGCAAAAGAAGCATTTAAAACATGGTCACAGGTATCGGTTCCAAAACGTGCACGTATTTTATTCGCATATCAGCAGCTTCTTGTTGATAATTGGGATGAGCTTGCTAAGCTAGTGACGATTGAAAATGGGAAAAGTCTTTCTGAAGCTAAAGGGGAAGTTCTAAGAGGCATCGAATGTGTAGAATTTGCAGCAGGTGCTCCAACCCTAATGATGGGGAAACAGCTACCGGATATTGCGACTAATCTTGAATCTGGTATGTATCGCTATCCACTTGGAGTCGTGGGTGGAATTACACCGTTTAATTTTCCGATGATGGTTCCTGCTTGGATGTATCCACTTGCCATAGCTTGTGGAAATACGTTTGTACTGAAACCATCTGAACGCACGCCATTATTGGCATCTCGACTAGCGGAATTATTTACAGAGGCGGGTCTTCCAAAAGGAGTGCTCAATATTGTTAATGGGGCTCATGATGTTGTGAACGGTCTCCTTGAACATAAAGATATTAAAGCGATTTCATTTGTAGGATCGCAACCTGTTGCAGAATATGTATATAAAACAGGAACGGCAAATTTGAAACGTGTACAAGCACTAGCGGGAGCGAAAAACCACTCCATTGTATTAAGTGATGCGGATCTGGATCTTACTGTTAAAGAAATTATTAGCGCTGCATTCGGCTCAGCTGGTGAACGTTGTATGGCAGCTGCTGTTGTTGCAGTGGATGCAAGTATTGCTGATCAATTAGTTGAGAAGCTAAAAGAGGCGGCAGATCAAATTAAGATTGGCAACGGACTCGATGATGGCGTATTTTTAGGTCCAGTCATTCGTGAAGGTCATAAAGAACGGACACTTGGTTATATTGAATCTGGTATTAAAGAGGGCGCGACACTTGTACGCGACGGCCGTGACGATCAGCAAACGAATGAAGCAGGATATTTTGTTGGCCCGACTATTTTTGATCATGTAACGAAAGAAATGAAAATTTGGCAGGATGAAATATTCGCTCCAGTTTTATCGATCGTACGCGTAAATGATTTAGCTGAAGGCGTGGAAGTTGCAAATGCTTCCGCGCTGGCAAACGGCGCATGCTTGTATACAGATAGCGCCGCGGCTGTTCGACAGTTCCGGGAAACCATTGATGCAGGTATGTTGGGCATCAATTTAGGTGTTCCAGCTCCAATGGCATTCTTTCCATTCTCTGGATATAAAGACTCGTTTTATGGGGATCTTCATGCAAATGGCACGGATGGTGTTGAGTTTTACACTAGGAAAAAGGTAGTTACTGCCCGTTATATTTAA
- the iolC gene encoding 5-dehydro-2-deoxygluconokinase, with translation MNDLLFNDARDYDLIAIGRLCIDLNANETNRPMEETNTFTKYVGGSPANIAIGSARLGQKTGFIGKVSDDQMGRFITQYLENDNINTDGIAVDKTGAVTGLAFTEIKSPSECSILMYRDNVADLLLHPSDVKEDYIKRTKALLVSGTALAASPSREAVLLALEYAVKHNVVIIFDLDYRPYTWKDEAETAVYYNLVAEKCDVIIGTREEFDMMEKLVNIEGSDDQYTASKWFSYRAKIVVIKHGGSGSVAYTKDGQSHRSGIYKTEVLKTFGAGDSYASAFIYGLMKGEDVSEAMKMGSASASIVISRHSCSDAMPTLEELINHMNTGIYVSV, from the coding sequence ATGAATGATCTGTTATTTAATGATGCCAGGGATTATGATCTAATCGCTATTGGCAGATTATGTATTGATTTAAATGCAAATGAAACAAACCGTCCGATGGAAGAAACGAATACTTTTACAAAGTATGTCGGGGGTTCTCCAGCAAATATTGCGATTGGCTCGGCACGCCTTGGTCAAAAGACTGGGTTTATCGGGAAGGTTTCAGATGATCAAATGGGGCGTTTCATTACCCAATACTTAGAAAATGACAATATTAATACAGATGGAATAGCCGTTGATAAAACTGGGGCCGTTACTGGACTTGCCTTTACAGAAATTAAAAGTCCCTCTGAATGCAGCATTCTCATGTACCGTGACAATGTAGCTGATTTACTACTTCATCCATCAGATGTAAAGGAAGACTATATCAAACGAACGAAAGCACTATTAGTTTCGGGAACAGCACTGGCGGCCAGTCCTTCACGTGAAGCTGTTCTTCTTGCACTTGAATATGCAGTAAAACACAATGTTGTAATTATTTTTGATTTGGATTATCGTCCATATACATGGAAAGATGAAGCCGAGACGGCAGTGTATTATAATCTTGTCGCAGAAAAATGTGATGTGATTATTGGGACCCGTGAAGAGTTCGACATGATGGAAAAGCTTGTGAATATCGAAGGATCAGACGATCAATACACAGCATCAAAATGGTTTTCATATCGTGCAAAAATTGTTGTTATCAAGCATGGGGGTTCTGGTTCCGTTGCCTATACGAAAGATGGTCAATCGCATCGGAGTGGAATATACAAAACGGAAGTGTTAAAAACATTTGGGGCTGGTGATTCATATGCATCTGCGTTTATTTACGGTTTAATGAAAGGTGAAGATGTATCGGAAGCGATGAAAATGGGTAGTGCCTCAGCTTCCATTGTCATTTCTCGTCATAGTTGTTCTGATGCGATGCCTACCCTTGAAGAATTAATCAACCATATGAATACAGGTATTTACGTATCAGTCTAA
- the iolG gene encoding inositol 2-dehydrogenase, producing the protein MTFTIGVIGAGRIGQLHVENLSKIPFVRVKTVADISVSHLKEWANLYQVEELITDYHRLLQDPDIQAIFICTPTPSHTTIIKEAALMKKHIFCEKPVSFSAADTKEAIEAAALAGVNLQIGFNRRFDPNFKRLRQIVENGEVGNPHIIKITSRDPAPPSTDYIRKSGGLFMDMMIHDFDMARYIVGSEVESVSAVGAVMVDPIIGELGDIDTAVVTLTFESGAIGVVDNSRQAVYGYDQRVEVFGDKGMASAENNRATTVEVSKADGVVKDKPLYFFLERYTEAYIEEVKEFVHACEKGHEVSCSGFDSLIAESIARAAKESLETRRPIRLMKEKEGV; encoded by the coding sequence ATGACATTTACTATTGGTGTAATTGGGGCTGGGAGAATTGGACAGTTACATGTAGAGAACTTATCGAAGATTCCGTTTGTACGTGTAAAGACAGTTGCAGATATTTCGGTTTCTCATCTCAAAGAATGGGCAAATCTGTATCAGGTGGAGGAGTTGATAACAGATTATCATCGTTTGCTTCAAGATCCAGATATTCAAGCGATTTTTATTTGTACACCAACTCCTAGTCATACTACTATTATTAAAGAAGCTGCATTGATGAAAAAGCATATTTTTTGTGAAAAGCCAGTTAGTTTTTCAGCGGCAGACACGAAGGAAGCTATAGAAGCAGCAGCACTAGCTGGAGTGAACTTACAAATAGGATTCAATCGCAGATTTGATCCTAATTTTAAACGACTTCGCCAAATCGTAGAAAACGGTGAGGTAGGAAATCCACATATTATTAAAATTACATCAAGAGATCCAGCACCTCCGAGTACCGATTATATACGCAAGTCAGGCGGGCTATTTATGGATATGATGATCCATGACTTTGATATGGCTCGTTACATTGTTGGGTCTGAAGTAGAAAGTGTTTCTGCGGTTGGTGCAGTCATGGTCGATCCAATTATTGGGGAGCTAGGAGATATAGATACAGCTGTCGTAACACTCACATTTGAAAGCGGTGCCATAGGAGTGGTTGATAATAGTCGCCAAGCTGTATATGGGTATGATCAACGCGTTGAAGTTTTTGGTGATAAAGGTATGGCATCAGCGGAAAATAATAGAGCTACAACAGTGGAAGTATCTAAAGCTGATGGAGTAGTGAAAGATAAACCACTCTACTTTTTTTTAGAACGGTATACAGAGGCTTATATTGAAGAAGTGAAAGAATTTGTACATGCCTGCGAGAAAGGACACGAAGTTTCCTGTTCAGGTTTTGATAGTTTGATAGCAGAAAGTATTGCAAGAGCAGCTAAAGAGTCACTTGAAACTCGCAGACCTATTCGCTTAATGAAAGAAAAGGAGGGAGTTTAG
- a CDS encoding LacI family DNA-binding transcriptional regulator has translation MKVTIYDVAKKAGVSIATVSKVINNTGNMRETTRKKVSEIMKQMNYRPNLMASALSGKGTETLGLLVPDISNPFFSAMARTIEDCAHERGMSVIMCSTDEDVEKEKKYLDVLQRKQVDGFIIASTFHDKSLLQELIKSNIPLVMLAYDEPSLDVSKVSVDDVKGGYNATTHLLSGGHSKIAVIAEHTYSSNLRLQGYCDAYSDHSLVFQEEYIFRTTASISNGKACFEKIFQQLDIGPPTAIFACNDLLAIGIIQGATEKGIKIPEDLAIIGFDNTILATTTVPGLTTISQPIEEMGKKVVSIIIDEIKDSNSVKKRILFNPELIVRGTT, from the coding sequence ATGAAAGTAACCATATACGATGTTGCTAAAAAAGCAGGAGTATCGATCGCGACAGTTTCTAAAGTGATTAATAACACCGGTAATATGCGAGAAACAACGAGGAAAAAGGTAAGCGAAATAATGAAACAGATGAATTATCGCCCAAATTTAATGGCGTCTGCTTTATCAGGAAAAGGGACAGAGACGCTCGGACTTTTAGTACCAGATATATCTAATCCTTTTTTTTCAGCGATGGCTCGAACAATTGAAGACTGTGCACATGAAAGAGGAATGAGCGTTATTATGTGTAGCACAGACGAAGATGTTGAAAAAGAAAAGAAATATTTAGACGTATTGCAAAGAAAACAAGTGGACGGTTTTATTATTGCTTCGACTTTTCATGATAAAAGCTTACTACAAGAGTTGATAAAAAGTAATATTCCTTTAGTGATGCTGGCATATGACGAACCATCACTAGATGTTTCAAAGGTATCTGTAGATGATGTTAAAGGTGGATATAATGCTACAACACATCTTCTCTCTGGCGGACATTCTAAAATAGCTGTCATTGCTGAGCATACATATAGTAGTAACTTGCGTCTTCAAGGCTATTGCGACGCATATTCAGATCATAGTTTAGTATTTCAAGAGGAGTATATATTTCGAACAACTGCCTCTATTTCAAATGGTAAAGCATGCTTTGAAAAGATATTTCAACAGCTAGATATTGGTCCACCCACAGCAATATTTGCTTGTAATGATCTGCTCGCGATAGGTATCATTCAAGGTGCAACAGAAAAAGGAATTAAAATTCCTGAAGATTTAGCAATTATCGGATTTGATAATACAATTTTAGCTACGACTACTGTACCAGGACTTACAACGATATCCCAACCAATTGAAGAGATGGGAAAAAAAGTAGTGTCGATAATTATCGATGAAATCAAAGATAGTAATTCTGTAAAAAAAAGAATACTATTTAATCCTGAATTGATTGTACGAGGGACTACCTAA
- a CDS encoding Gfo/Idh/MocA family protein: MSKHRIVVAGCGGMSNTWFDYLAERIDAQVVALVDVHIPAAEAMAKKRGLNVPLYSDLGEAIKESDANLVFDITIPKVHKEIVTTALKAGCHVFGEKPIAETLADAKEVVDAAGETGNTYSVMQNRRFNSQIRAFQQLLEGRTVGTIGSLHADFFLGPHFGGFRDVMDSPLIVDMAIHTFDQARFLMGADPVSVYCHEYNPPGSWYKGNASAICIFEMSDGSVFTYRGSWCAEGFETSWEGDWRAIGEFGTVRWDGEQLPICEIVDETQSAEFMKKTKSVDVPDMWKGREGHWGCLDEMFTALEQNRQAETDCTDNIKSMAMVFGAVESARTGQKVLL; the protein is encoded by the coding sequence ATGAGCAAACATCGAATTGTCGTAGCAGGTTGTGGGGGAATGTCGAATACATGGTTTGATTATCTCGCTGAACGAATAGATGCACAGGTGGTTGCACTCGTTGATGTGCATATCCCGGCCGCTGAAGCAATGGCTAAGAAGCGTGGACTTAACGTTCCACTTTATTCTGATTTAGGCGAAGCGATTAAAGAGAGTGATGCAAACCTTGTGTTTGATATCACGATACCTAAAGTGCATAAAGAAATTGTCACGACTGCACTTAAAGCGGGCTGTCATGTGTTTGGTGAAAAGCCGATCGCTGAGACATTGGCAGACGCTAAGGAAGTTGTTGATGCTGCAGGAGAAACAGGCAACACATATTCAGTTATGCAAAATCGTAGATTCAATAGTCAGATCCGTGCTTTTCAGCAGTTACTCGAGGGTAGAACTGTTGGTACGATAGGATCGCTTCATGCTGATTTTTTTCTTGGTCCGCATTTTGGTGGATTCAGGGATGTAATGGATAGTCCGCTCATTGTCGATATGGCGATTCATACTTTTGATCAGGCTAGATTTCTTATGGGGGCAGATCCTGTGTCCGTCTATTGTCATGAATACAACCCACCTGGATCTTGGTATAAAGGAAACGCTTCGGCAATCTGCATTTTTGAAATGAGTGACGGATCTGTTTTTACCTACCGTGGTTCATGGTGTGCAGAGGGGTTTGAAACTTCTTGGGAGGGTGATTGGCGTGCGATTGGCGAATTTGGAACTGTACGCTGGGATGGCGAACAGTTACCGATTTGTGAAATAGTGGATGAAACCCAGTCTGCTGAATTTATGAAAAAAACTAAATCAGTTGATGTTCCAGATATGTGGAAAGGACGCGAAGGCCATTGGGGATGTTTGGATGAAATGTTTACTGCACTCGAACAAAATCGCCAGGCAGAAACAGATTGTACCGATAATATAAAAAGTATGGCAATGGTTTTCGGAGCAGTGGAAAGTGCTAGAACGGGACAAAAAGTGCTTTTATAA